A single window of Candidatus Methylomirabilis sp. DNA harbors:
- a CDS encoding argininosuccinate synthase, whose protein sequence is MQSKRVKKIVLAYSGGLDTSVILRWLIETYQAEVIAFCADLGQGEELDPVREKALKTGASKVYIKDLREEFVRDFVFPCVKANAVYEGRYLLGTSMARPLIAKHQMAVARKEGADAVAHGATGKGNDQVRFELACYAIDPHIRVIAPWREWRLKSRSDLIAYARRHNIPVPITKARPYSTDRNLFHISFEGGVLEDPWQEPPEEMFVLSVSPEKAPDCATYVEVEFQDGQPVALDGKRLSPARLLQRLNKIGGEHGIGRVDLIENRYVGMKSRGVYETPGGTILQAAHRAVESLTMDREVMHLRDSLIPRFSELVYYGYWFSPEMDLLMRTIEASQQGVTGTARVKLYKGNCEVVGRKSAVSLYDPAFATFEADQVYRQSDAEGFIRLNALRLRIRALRHTGRKRSGR, encoded by the coding sequence ATCCAGTCTAAGCGAGTGAAGAAGATCGTCCTAGCCTACTCCGGCGGCCTTGACACGTCGGTGATCCTGCGCTGGCTCATCGAGACATACCAGGCAGAGGTGATTGCGTTCTGCGCCGATCTGGGGCAGGGAGAGGAACTGGACCCGGTTCGCGAGAAAGCGCTCAAGACGGGCGCCAGCAAGGTCTATATCAAAGACCTGAGGGAAGAGTTTGTCAGGGACTTCGTCTTTCCCTGTGTGAAGGCGAATGCCGTCTATGAGGGGCGCTATCTGCTCGGCACCTCGATGGCGAGGCCGCTGATTGCGAAGCATCAGATGGCGGTGGCGCGTAAGGAGGGCGCGGACGCGGTGGCGCATGGCGCGACCGGCAAAGGGAACGATCAGGTCCGCTTCGAGCTCGCCTGCTATGCCATCGACCCGCACATCCGAGTGATCGCGCCATGGCGCGAGTGGCGTCTCAAGTCGCGGTCTGATCTTATCGCTTACGCAAGGAGACATAACATTCCGGTGCCGATTACGAAGGCGCGGCCGTATAGTACCGACCGGAACCTGTTTCACATCAGTTTCGAGGGGGGGGTGTTGGAAGATCCTTGGCAGGAGCCGCCGGAAGAGATGTTCGTCTTGAGCGTCTCGCCGGAGAAGGCGCCGGATTGCGCGACCTATGTCGAGGTGGAGTTCCAGGACGGTCAGCCTGTTGCGCTGGACGGCAAGCGCCTCTCGCCCGCCAGGCTGCTTCAGCGCTTGAACAAGATCGGCGGCGAACACGGGATCGGCCGAGTCGATCTGATCGAAAACCGCTACGTCGGGATGAAGTCGCGAGGGGTGTACGAGACGCCCGGGGGCACTATCCTGCAGGCCGCCCACCGTGCTGTGGAATCGCTCACGATGGATCGCGAGGTGATGCACCTCCGCGACTCCCTCATCCCCCGCTTCTCGGAGTTGGTCTACTACGGCTACTGGTTCTCCCCGGAGATGGATCTGCTGATGCGGACGATCGAGGCGTCGCAGCAGGGGGTAACCGGCACGGCGCGAGTCAAGCTTTACAAAGGCAACTGTGAGGTCGTGGGGCGCAAGTCGGCCGTCTCGCTGTACGATCCGGCCTTCGCGACATTTGAGGCGGACCAGGTGTACCGGCAGTCTGATGCCGAGGGGTTTATCCGCCTGAACGCGCTTCGCCTCAGGATCCGCGCGCTGAGGCATACTGGAAGGAAGCGCTCAGGCCGATGA
- the argF gene encoding ornithine carbamoyltransferase: MKKDLLSIRDLTASEMDGLFCLAADLKAQQHKGIAHPLLTGKTLGMIFEKPSLRTRVTFEVGMAQLGGRAIYLAPTDIQVGKRETVKDVARNLERWVDGIVARTFTHQTIEELARHAAIPVINGLSDLTHPCQILADLFTLREKCGPLRGVKVAYIGDGNNVCHSWLYGAAKTAIDLNVACPKGYEPDADVVAFACREAEASGGRIELLDDAKAAAAGADVLYTDVWTSMGQESEAAKRRQDFQGFQVDAALLRLAKPDVLVMHCLPAHRGEEITDEVLDGPHSIVYDEAENRLHVQKAILVTLLGHRES; encoded by the coding sequence ATGAAAAAAGACCTTCTGTCGATCAGGGACCTGACGGCCTCTGAGATGGATGGCCTGTTTTGCCTTGCTGCCGACCTGAAGGCGCAGCAACACAAGGGGATCGCCCACCCACTGCTCACTGGCAAGACGCTGGGCATGATATTCGAGAAGCCGTCGCTCAGGACCCGGGTCACCTTTGAGGTCGGCATGGCCCAGTTGGGCGGCCGCGCCATCTATCTGGCCCCGACTGACATTCAGGTGGGGAAACGGGAAACCGTCAAGGATGTGGCCAGGAATCTCGAGCGATGGGTGGATGGGATTGTGGCCCGGACATTTACCCACCAGACCATCGAGGAACTGGCCCGACATGCGGCTATCCCGGTCATCAATGGGCTGAGCGACCTGACCCACCCGTGCCAGATCCTTGCGGATCTCTTCACCCTTCGGGAAAAGTGCGGCCCGCTTCGCGGCGTGAAGGTTGCCTACATCGGTGACGGCAATAACGTCTGTCATTCATGGCTGTACGGCGCGGCGAAGACAGCAATTGATCTGAACGTGGCCTGTCCGAAAGGGTACGAGCCGGACGCCGACGTCGTGGCGTTTGCCTGCCGGGAGGCCGAGGCCTCCGGTGGGCGGATCGAGCTGTTGGACGATGCGAAGGCGGCGGCGGCGGGAGCCGATGTCCTGTATACCGATGTCTGGACCAGCATGGGTCAGGAGTCGGAAGCGGCGAAGCGGCGGCAAGACTTCCAGGGGTTTCAGGTCGATGCCGCGCTGCTGAGATTGGCGAAACCCGACGTGCTGGTCATGCACTGCCTGCCGGCCCACCGCGGCGAAGAGATTACGGACGAGGTCCTCGATGGTCCCCATTCCATTGTGTATGACGAGGCCGAGAACCGACTGCACGTGCAGAAGGCAATCCTGGTTACGCTATTGGGACATCGAGAATCGTGA
- a CDS encoding acetylornithine transaminase, with product MTHTGTVTDELMAQSVRYLANTYARFPVVLVKGSGVRVWDAEGKTYLDFAAGIAVDVLGHCHPKMMEAIRAQAELLLHVSNLYVIEPQIRLAGALCEHSFGGKVFFCNSGAEANEAAIKLARRYAKARWSSDRYEIVCMRDSFHGRTMATVTATGQPKYSQGFEPLLPGFKHIPFNDLPAAERAIDSRTCAVLVEPIQGESGVRVPNDDYLPGLRRLCTERDVLLILDEVQTGMGRTGRLFAYEHSGIEPDIMTLAKGLGGGLPIGAMLAKDGVADAFVPGSHASTFGGNPFITTVAHAVLTEILDAQLPERAGKIGAYFLDRLRELATRYPFVKEVRGLGLMLALELTVPAKPIVDRCLKRGLLILTAGDQVLRFVPPLIIGEAEVDEAVMILDQVLKEI from the coding sequence ATGACGCACACCGGAACGGTAACTGATGAATTGATGGCGCAGTCGGTTCGCTACCTGGCCAACACCTATGCCCGCTTCCCGGTCGTACTGGTGAAGGGCAGCGGCGTGCGGGTCTGGGACGCTGAGGGTAAGACGTACCTCGACTTTGCAGCCGGTATTGCCGTGGATGTCCTGGGTCACTGTCACCCCAAGATGATGGAGGCCATCAGGGCGCAGGCGGAGCTGCTGTTGCACGTCTCGAACCTCTACGTTATCGAGCCGCAGATTCGGTTGGCCGGGGCGCTGTGCGAACACTCGTTTGGCGGCAAGGTCTTCTTCTGCAATAGCGGGGCAGAGGCGAATGAGGCGGCAATCAAGCTGGCCCGCCGCTACGCCAAGGCGCGGTGGAGTTCCGACCGGTACGAGATCGTCTGCATGCGCGACTCATTCCACGGCCGGACGATGGCGACGGTGACCGCCACCGGTCAACCGAAGTACAGCCAGGGCTTCGAGCCGCTCTTGCCGGGCTTCAAGCATATCCCCTTCAATGATCTGCCGGCGGCGGAGCGGGCGATCGATTCGAGGACCTGCGCCGTGCTGGTTGAGCCGATCCAGGGCGAAAGTGGCGTGCGGGTGCCGAACGATGACTATCTGCCGGGACTCCGGCGACTCTGTACGGAACGAGACGTCCTCTTGATCCTGGATGAGGTTCAGACGGGGATGGGACGGACCGGACGGCTCTTCGCCTATGAGCACTCCGGGATTGAGCCAGACATCATGACGCTTGCCAAGGGGCTGGGGGGGGGATTGCCGATCGGCGCCATGCTGGCGAAGGATGGTGTGGCAGACGCCTTCGTTCCGGGCAGCCATGCGTCAACATTCGGCGGCAACCCCTTCATCACGACTGTTGCCCACGCGGTGCTGACCGAGATCCTCGACGCACAGTTGCCGGAGCGGGCGGGCAAGATCGGCGCGTATTTCCTGGACCGTCTTCGAGAGTTGGCCACGCGATATCCCTTTGTGAAAGAGGTGAGAGGTCTTGGGCTGATGCTCGCCCTGGAACTCACTGTACCGGCCAAACCGATCGTCGATCGATGCCTGAAGCGCGGCCTGCTGATCTTGACTGCGGGCGACCAGGTCCTCCGCTTCGTCCCGCCGCTGATCATCGGCGAGGCCGAGGTGGATGAGGCAGTCATGATTCTGGATCAGGTTTTGAAGGAGATTTGA
- the argB gene encoding acetylglutamate kinase, which translates to MVGQRKTLEVQRGIDKANVLIEALPYIKTFAGKTVVIKYGGAAMTDEALKRSVALDVILMRYVGMQPVVVHGGGPEITRAMEQAGLKPTFISGFRVTDRETMKIVEMVMVGQINQELVALINSSGGSAVGLSGKDGGLIRAKKAGPVATAEPPAGSVEPEVDLGFVGEIIAVDERVLLALERDGFTPVVAPTGVDEAGVTYNINADLAAGAIASALRAEKLIFLTDTDGILDKDDSLIPTLNRQRVEQLVVDGVISGGMLPKVRACLAALNNGVEKTHIVNGTIPHALLLEFFTSEGVGTEIVG; encoded by the coding sequence ATGGTGGGGCAGCGGAAGACATTAGAGGTCCAGCGCGGAATCGACAAGGCAAATGTCCTGATCGAGGCGCTGCCGTACATCAAGACATTTGCCGGGAAGACCGTCGTGATCAAATACGGCGGCGCGGCGATGACGGATGAGGCGCTCAAGCGGTCAGTAGCGCTGGACGTCATTCTCATGCGGTATGTCGGAATGCAACCGGTTGTCGTCCACGGCGGCGGTCCGGAGATCACAAGGGCGATGGAGCAAGCAGGCCTGAAGCCGACCTTTATCTCCGGATTTCGGGTCACCGACCGGGAGACGATGAAGATCGTTGAAATGGTGATGGTGGGCCAGATCAACCAGGAGCTGGTAGCGCTTATCAACAGCAGTGGTGGGTCGGCCGTCGGCCTTTCAGGTAAGGACGGCGGGTTGATCCGGGCAAAGAAGGCCGGCCCAGTGGCGACCGCTGAACCTCCAGCGGGTTCAGTTGAACCGGAGGTTGATCTGGGGTTCGTCGGCGAGATTATTGCTGTTGACGAACGGGTTCTGCTTGCCCTGGAGCGCGACGGATTCACGCCAGTGGTAGCGCCGACCGGTGTCGATGAGGCGGGCGTAACATACAACATCAATGCCGATCTGGCCGCCGGAGCGATCGCGTCGGCCCTGCGAGCAGAAAAGCTTATTTTCCTCACCGACACCGACGGTATTCTGGACAAGGATGACTCCCTTATTCCCACGCTGAACAGGCAAAGGGTGGAGCAGCTTGTTGTTGATGGCGTCATCTCGGGAGGGATGCTGCCGAAGGTCCGGGCCTGTCTCGCCGCGCTGAATAACGGGGTCGAGAAGACGCACATCGTGAACGGCACCATCCCCCATGCTCTTCTGCTGGAGTTTTTCACGTCAGAGGGGGTCGGTACGGAGATCGTCGGGTGA
- the hslU gene encoding ATP-dependent protease ATPase subunit HslU, with the protein MEQLTPRQTVAELDRYIIGQKDAKRAVAIALRNRWRRQRLPAELRDEVAPKNIIMIGPTGVGKTEIARRLAKLVDAPFIKVEASKYTEVGYVGRDVESMVRDLTALAVDMVKEEKTKSVQERARELAEERLLDLLLPVGRMAATSGVEQTPDMGTITSAAETREKLRKRLHEGKLDDRTVELEVKDRGTMPMVEILSSSGLEEMDINVKEMLGNLMPQRTKRRKAKILDAQRILAQEEADKLIDMDAVRSEAVRRVEESGIIFLDEIDKIAGRGSSQGPDVSRQGVQRDLLPIVEGCTVTTKYGLVRTDHVLFIAAGAFHVTKPSDLIPELQGRFPLRVELASLTQDDFVRILTEPRNALIKQYVALLETEEVRLDFSEDAVREIAAIASAVNQATENIGARRLYTILERLLEEISFEAPTMQGARVNINAAYVRERLQEIVKNEDLSRYIL; encoded by the coding sequence GTGGCGGCGGCAGAGGCTGCCTGCGGAGCTGCGCGATGAGGTTGCGCCGAAGAACATCATCATGATCGGTCCGACCGGCGTGGGCAAGACCGAGATCGCCCGTCGCCTGGCCAAGCTGGTGGACGCCCCGTTCATCAAGGTGGAGGCCAGCAAGTACACGGAGGTAGGCTACGTCGGACGCGACGTTGAATCGATGGTGCGCGACCTGACTGCGCTGGCGGTGGATATGGTGAAGGAGGAAAAGACCAAGTCAGTACAGGAGCGGGCGCGGGAGTTGGCAGAGGAACGGCTTCTGGATCTGCTCCTTCCCGTTGGTCGGATGGCGGCGACGTCGGGCGTCGAGCAAACCCCTGACATGGGCACCATCACCTCCGCTGCCGAGACCCGCGAGAAGCTTAGGAAGCGGCTCCACGAAGGGAAGCTGGACGACCGTACCGTGGAACTGGAGGTCAAGGATCGAGGAACCATGCCGATGGTAGAGATCCTCAGCAGTTCCGGCCTCGAGGAGATGGACATCAATGTCAAGGAGATGTTGGGGAACCTCATGCCCCAGCGGACCAAACGACGCAAGGCCAAGATCCTGGACGCTCAGCGGATCCTCGCCCAGGAAGAGGCCGACAAACTCATCGATATGGATGCGGTGAGGTCGGAGGCAGTCCGCCGCGTCGAGGAGTCCGGGATCATCTTCCTGGACGAGATCGACAAGATCGCCGGCCGCGGGTCATCGCAGGGGCCGGATGTCTCGCGCCAGGGGGTGCAGCGCGACCTTTTACCGATTGTCGAGGGATGCACAGTCACCACCAAGTACGGCTTGGTGCGAACCGATCACGTCCTGTTCATTGCGGCCGGGGCGTTTCATGTCACCAAACCGTCCGACCTGATCCCGGAGTTGCAGGGACGCTTCCCGTTACGCGTGGAGCTGGCCAGCCTCACGCAGGACGACTTCGTCCGGATCCTCACAGAACCGCGGAATGCCCTGATCAAGCAGTATGTCGCCCTGTTGGAGACAGAGGAGGTGAGGCTGGACTTTTCGGAGGATGCCGTGCGGGAGATCGCCGCCATCGCCAGCGCCGTCAATCAGGCGACCGAGAATATCGGCGCCCGCCGACTCTATACCATCCTGGAGCGGCTGTTGGAGGAGATCTCGTTTGAGGCGCCTACAATGCAGGGCGCACGGGTCAATATTAACGCGGCCTACGTCCGAGAACGGCTTCAGGAGATCGTAAAGAACGAGGACCTGAGTCGCTATATCCTGTAG